In Anaerolineales bacterium, the following proteins share a genomic window:
- a CDS encoding glycosyltransferase family 39 protein yields MTTLTQPSLLNKKLFLNVTTATAILLVIMALSLGLHVYNIQSIGDANAYYTAAVKSMLQSWHNFFFIAAEPGGSVTVDKPPLGLWIEAVFAYFLGVSGFSVSLPNILAGVFGIPILYHLVKKYMGALAGLIAALVMALTPVYVATNRNNTMDGMLVFFLLLAAWAFIKAAELGKLRWVLLGAFIVGLGFNIKMLQAFLPLPAFYALYFFASKEGWLRKIFNLSAATVLLLAVSLSWALVVDSISADQRPYIGSSQDNTVMSLITGHNGTSRIFGGFFGGGRNRDDGQTLQTTGQPASPSQPSSQPQQGPPQALAACENQTQGSSCSFTRPNGSTINGSCITPPNTNQLACAPQGMIPQNGGAPAGGPNQGGTPFSNETGSPGVFRFFTQPLSKQMSWLLPFALIGILIALFAAKIKLPLESNTHKAILLWGGWLLTCVVFFSMISGIFHAYYAIMLVPPLGAVVGIGFAQLWDWGKDRSWAGVLLILVAAITFGFQIFATIQYGEKTLWLFVAGGLLLAGSLMMFFQKKLAYLTILAALIVVPAYWTVMTTVSNANQNLPTAYTGTTEQGGPNGFARRQNDDGQGSAVNEELVDYLQANTQDVEYLVAVPSSMQGSTMVLATGRPVLFMGGFGGQDDVVNAEDLSQMVANGELRYILYGGDRGNKQDIANWLTASCEVVSQFSGASAQGANPLDGQSQPQGPGRSGQSLNLYECLP; encoded by the coding sequence ATGACAACACTCACTCAACCCTCCCTCCTCAACAAAAAACTCTTCCTCAACGTGACGACAGCCACAGCGATCCTCCTCGTCATCATGGCGCTATCGCTCGGACTGCACGTGTACAACATTCAATCCATCGGAGACGCCAACGCGTATTACACAGCGGCGGTGAAGTCCATGTTGCAATCGTGGCACAACTTCTTCTTCATCGCGGCAGAACCAGGCGGCTCGGTCACGGTGGATAAGCCTCCGCTCGGTTTGTGGATCGAAGCGGTCTTCGCCTACTTCCTCGGCGTGAGCGGGTTCAGCGTTTCGCTTCCCAACATCCTCGCAGGCGTGTTCGGCATTCCCATCCTCTATCATCTCGTCAAAAAATACATGGGCGCGCTCGCAGGTTTAATCGCCGCCCTCGTCATGGCGCTCACGCCCGTTTATGTCGCGACCAATCGCAACAACACAATGGACGGAATGCTCGTTTTCTTTTTGCTCCTCGCCGCGTGGGCGTTTATCAAAGCCGCCGAGTTGGGCAAACTCCGTTGGGTTTTGCTCGGCGCGTTCATCGTCGGTCTCGGTTTCAACATCAAGATGTTACAAGCCTTCCTGCCTCTCCCCGCGTTTTATGCGCTATATTTTTTCGCATCAAAAGAGGGCTGGCTTCGCAAAATTTTCAATCTCAGCGCGGCGACGGTTCTCCTCCTCGCCGTCTCGCTTTCGTGGGCGCTCGTTGTGGATTCGATTTCCGCCGACCAACGTCCCTACATCGGCTCGAGTCAAGACAACACGGTGATGAGTCTCATCACTGGACACAACGGGACGTCGCGCATCTTTGGCGGATTCTTCGGCGGCGGGCGGAATCGTGACGACGGACAAACGCTTCAGACGACGGGTCAGCCTGCCTCGCCCTCTCAACCTTCTTCCCAGCCCCAGCAGGGACCTCCGCAAGCCCTCGCCGCGTGCGAGAATCAGACTCAAGGTTCGTCTTGCTCGTTCACGCGTCCCAACGGGAGCACGATCAATGGAAGTTGCATCACGCCTCCCAACACGAATCAACTCGCCTGCGCGCCGCAGGGGATGATTCCGCAAAACGGCGGCGCTCCCGCTGGCGGACCCAATCAGGGCGGCACGCCGTTCAGCAACGAGACAGGTTCGCCTGGCGTCTTCCGCTTCTTCACGCAACCGCTATCAAAACAAATGTCGTGGTTACTGCCCTTCGCGTTGATCGGCATCTTGATCGCTCTCTTCGCGGCGAAGATCAAACTTCCGCTTGAATCGAACACGCACAAAGCCATACTCCTCTGGGGCGGATGGTTGCTCACGTGCGTCGTCTTCTTCAGCATGATCTCGGGAATCTTCCATGCGTATTATGCGATCATGCTTGTCCCTCCGTTGGGTGCGGTGGTCGGCATCGGTTTCGCTCAACTTTGGGATTGGGGCAAAGATAGATCGTGGGCTGGCGTTCTGCTCATCCTTGTCGCGGCGATCACTTTCGGCTTTCAAATCTTCGCCACCATTCAATATGGCGAGAAAACACTCTGGCTGTTCGTGGCTGGCGGTCTGTTGCTCGCTGGAAGTTTGATGATGTTCTTCCAGAAGAAACTTGCCTATCTCACGATTCTCGCCGCGCTGATCGTCGTCCCTGCTTATTGGACGGTGATGACGACAGTCTCGAATGCGAATCAGAATCTGCCTACGGCATACACTGGCACAACTGAGCAAGGCGGTCCTAACGGTTTTGCTCGTCGGCAAAACGATGACGGGCAAGGCTCGGCTGTGAATGAAGAATTGGTTGATTACCTGCAAGCCAATACGCAGGATGTGGAGTATCTCGTGGCTGTGCCATCGTCTATGCAGGGTTCAACGATGGTGCTTGCTACGGGTCGCCCAGTGTTGTTCATGGGCGGCTTCGGCGGGCAGGACGATGTTGTCAATGCGGAGGATTTGTCGCAGATGGTGGCGAACGGCGAATTACGTTATATTCTCTACGGTGGCGATCGCGGCAACAAACAGGATATTGCCAACTGGCTCACTGCGTCTTGTGAAGTCGTGTCACAATTCAGCGGCGCAAGCGCCCAGGGGGCGAATCCGCTTGATGGACAGAGTCAGCCTCAAGGTCCAGGAAGAAGCGGGCAGTCGTTAAATCTGTACGAGTGCCTGCCATAA
- a CDS encoding GtrA family protein, with the protein MTALPTLSSNKELTRFSRFLTVGAVGTALDFAILTLLKLAGLPTLIANSVSFTAGLVNNFTWNRLWTFRDNLQADWRRQFVQYALVSLVGLALNDLIVVSLEHVFGALLNQPEWSYLPAKVIATGVVVFWNYFANRTWTFKNS; encoded by the coding sequence ATGACCGCGTTACCAACTCTCTCCTCCAACAAAGAACTGACCCGCTTCTCGCGTTTCCTCACCGTCGGCGCGGTTGGCACAGCGCTGGATTTTGCCATCCTCACCCTGCTCAAACTCGCTGGCTTGCCGACTCTTATCGCAAACAGCGTTTCGTTCACGGCGGGACTAGTCAACAACTTCACGTGGAATCGCCTGTGGACGTTTCGAGACAACCTGCAAGCGGATTGGCGCAGACAGTTCGTTCAGTACGCGCTAGTCAGTCTCGTTGGACTTGCGCTCAATGACCTGATCGTCGTTTCGTTGGAGCATGTTTTTGGCGCGTTGTTGAACCAACCCGAATGGAGTTACCTGCCTGCCAAAGTCATCGCGACGGGCGTGGTCGTGTTTTGGAATTATTTTGCCAATCGGACGTGGACGTTTAAGAACTCATAA
- a CDS encoding sensor histidine kinase — protein sequence MSSSTRLLRLAAWIWIGFLLAMLAMDIVLYMPQVQRALAQNAPNPQQPTLPFPPAQAAFRLFPVFIYYLTNLAISITVLAFTFWDWIQNKLGKLYYPLLLFVIAATPILINALIVPRFPPGPLANAEGMALRQLPVLIVALALVAWEYRMAHIVAFSLATSLFELILVATKAVQFQNIYVFIFIAVIRTISFIAIGIFINLLVTQLKRQQESLREANAKLTHYASTLEQLTVSRERNRLARELHDTLAHSLTALSVSLETVKAYFDIDKEKTRELIEVSLESTRKGVDETRRALKSLRSSDLEDLGLGLALQRLAESAASRFDLQFEVGLPNPMPSLSPDVEQAVYRVAQEAIHNITNHSRAKKFSLRLEHNRHTTLTVQDDGVGFDQSKSNSGRFGLVGMTERAELAGGTLNVESAKGEGTKVVLKI from the coding sequence ATGTCCTCCTCCACCCGCCTCCTCCGCCTCGCCGCATGGATCTGGATCGGCTTCCTGCTTGCCATGCTCGCAATGGACATCGTCCTCTACATGCCGCAGGTTCAACGCGCCTTGGCGCAAAACGCTCCAAACCCTCAACAGCCGACCTTGCCCTTCCCGCCAGCGCAAGCCGCGTTCCGTTTGTTCCCCGTCTTCATCTACTACCTGACCAACCTTGCCATTTCCATCACCGTGCTTGCATTCACATTTTGGGATTGGATTCAAAACAAACTCGGCAAACTCTATTACCCGCTTCTGCTCTTCGTCATCGCCGCCACGCCGATCCTCATCAACGCGCTCATCGTGCCGCGCTTTCCACCAGGTCCGCTGGCGAACGCGGAAGGCATGGCGCTTCGTCAACTGCCCGTTCTCATCGTCGCGCTGGCGCTCGTCGCGTGGGAATATCGCATGGCGCACATCGTGGCTTTCAGTCTCGCCACTTCCCTCTTTGAATTAATTCTCGTCGCCACCAAAGCGGTCCAGTTCCAAAACATCTACGTGTTCATCTTCATCGCCGTCATCCGCACCATCAGTTTCATCGCAATCGGGATCTTCATCAACCTGCTCGTCACACAACTCAAGCGCCAGCAAGAATCGTTGCGCGAGGCGAACGCCAAACTCACGCACTACGCGTCCACGCTGGAACAGTTGACCGTCAGCCGCGAGCGCAACCGTCTCGCCCGTGAACTGCACGACACCCTCGCCCATTCCCTCACCGCGCTGTCCGTCTCGCTCGAAACCGTCAAAGCCTATTTCGACATCGACAAAGAAAAGACGCGCGAACTCATCGAGGTCTCGCTCGAGTCCACGCGCAAAGGGGTGGATGAAACCCGCCGCGCGCTGAAATCCCTGCGATCGTCGGATTTGGAGGACTTGGGACTCGGACTCGCCCTTCAGCGACTCGCCGAAAGCGCGGCGTCCCGCTTCGACCTCCAATTTGAAGTTGGTTTGCCCAACCCCATGCCTTCTCTCAGCCCCGACGTGGAGCAAGCCGTCTACCGCGTCGCGCAGGAGGCGATCCACAACATCACAAATCATTCCCGCGCGAAAAAATTCTCCCTGCGGCTCGAACACAACCGTCACACCACGTTGACGGTTCAAGACGACGGCGTCGGCTTCGACCAATCGAAAAGTAATTCGGGTCGCTTCGGCTTGGTCGGCATGACCGAACGCGCCGAGCTCGCAGGCGGAACGTTGAACGTCGAAAGCGCAAAAGGCGAGGGGACGAAAGTGGTGTTGAAGATATAA
- the ssb gene encoding single-stranded DNA-binding protein — protein sequence MYHTLIIVGNVGKDPEMRYTPSGQAVTSFSVATNRQYTTGNGEQVKETIWFRVSTWGKQAEVCNQYVKKGMKVLVEGRLTPDKATGGPRIWTKQDGSAGASFEVTASTVRFLSSRGEGGEAPMAGGMEHAEMPAEDDIPF from the coding sequence ATGTATCACACCCTCATCATCGTCGGCAATGTCGGCAAGGACCCTGAAATGCGCTACACGCCATCGGGTCAAGCAGTCACCTCCTTCTCGGTTGCCACCAACCGCCAGTACACCACGGGTAACGGCGAACAGGTCAAAGAAACGATCTGGTTCCGCGTTTCCACGTGGGGCAAACAAGCGGAGGTCTGCAACCAATACGTGAAGAAAGGCATGAAAGTCCTCGTGGAAGGACGCCTGACGCCCGACAAAGCCACCGGCGGTCCGCGCATTTGGACCAAACAGGATGGCTCCGCCGGCGCGTCTTTCGAAGTGACGGCTAGCACCGTGCGCTTTTTATCCTCGCGCGGCGAAGGCGGCGAGGCGCCGATGGCGGGTGGCATGGAACACGCCGAGATGCCCGCCGAGGACGATATCCCATTTTAG
- a CDS encoding DUF3467 domain-containing protein has translation MTTPDPQSAKPPNILAQPPGPKIKLKDGLEPAYANLARIAHSPTEFVIDFGHLIPGEPTANVNARVVMTPLSAKLLLRALNENIARYEAAFGEVKLPTGNTLADNLFRNLHPPEPPKE, from the coding sequence ATGACCACACCTGATCCTCAATCAGCAAAGCCCCCGAACATTTTGGCGCAACCGCCCGGACCCAAGATCAAACTCAAAGACGGGCTTGAGCCAGCCTACGCCAATCTCGCGCGCATCGCGCACTCGCCCACCGAATTCGTGATTGATTTCGGTCACTTGATCCCCGGCGAACCGACTGCGAACGTCAACGCGCGCGTGGTCATGACCCCGCTCAGCGCGAAACTGCTCCTGCGCGCGCTCAACGAAAATATCGCCCGTTACGAAGCCGCGTTCGGAGAAGTCAAACTGCCCACCGGCAACACGCTCGCCGATAACCTCTTCCGCAACCTGCACCCGCCGGAACCACCAAAAGAATAA
- a CDS encoding haloacid dehalogenase produces MHKLEQIADDIRKSFDVRTKMRDEALALARQLTRACSLAIRAVHRNDSDEMKTHLNEAHELADKLRSDLKEHPDLYYAGYTQDALKEFVEANVTCALIQNQPLQTPGELGVENSTYLNGLAEVVGELRRRTLDILRSGYSQEAERLLSHMDEIYSVLVTMDYPDAITNGLRRQTDLARGIIEKTRGDVTFSLRGKDLTQAIRKLSSQLNGDQLEGEERGGLSIQMNEDE; encoded by the coding sequence ATGCACAAACTCGAACAGATCGCCGACGATATCCGCAAGAGTTTCGATGTCCGCACGAAGATGCGTGACGAAGCGCTCGCCCTTGCACGCCAACTCACGCGCGCCTGCTCGCTCGCCATCCGCGCGGTGCATCGCAACGACAGCGATGAAATGAAAACTCATCTCAACGAGGCGCATGAACTGGCGGACAAATTGCGCTCTGATCTCAAAGAACATCCCGATCTATATTATGCGGGATACACGCAGGACGCGCTCAAAGAATTTGTGGAGGCGAACGTCACTTGCGCGCTGATTCAAAACCAGCCGCTTCAAACGCCGGGGGAACTGGGCGTCGAAAACTCGACCTATCTCAACGGGTTGGCGGAGGTGGTCGGCGAACTGCGCCGCCGCACGCTGGATATTCTCCGCTCGGGGTATTCGCAAGAAGCCGAACGCCTGCTCAGCCACATGGACGAAATTTACTCCGTGCTGGTGACGATGGATTACCCCGACGCGATCACCAACGGTCTGCGCCGCCAAACCGATCTGGCGCGCGGCATCATCGAAAAGACGCGCGGCGACGTGACCTTCAGTCTGCGCGGCAAGGATCTGACTCAGGCGATCCGGAAGTTGAGCAGTCAGTTGAACGGCGACCAGCTCGAAGGGGAGGAAAGAGGCGGGTTGTCCATCCAGATGAACGAGGACGAGTAA
- a CDS encoding ATP-binding protein, which yields MAKSDLILLAFDESPTLDLLDRVLHVKYQTAISTDTKSLSRLLQENNPALLLLGERFNGHDGIRIAKELLGRFPTLPIIVYAEKATPELFKNIFRVGLSGYLIPPLRTDDIVDAVESSLRNAGRLGDWLRREVKRTTASLKQKAELSDSERARLESVFNNIHDSVMILDNEKKILLVNPAMCRMLGLNPRTAQGKPAVDVVTHPDMIALIARKDGSDALQYYEVSFPDGRVGNAQFSIIHGVGYAVTMQDITYLKEMDRTRSEFVHTVSHDLRSPLTSVIGYTELVERAGELNESQRDFLKRIQDSVQHITSLINDLLDLGSVEAGFDTRREHVQLEAILKYTLDMLQGQIKTKRLKVQTDIAPSLPAIRANPIRLRQLLDNVVGNAIKYSLNGGEVNITILSEGDQIILNVRDNGPGIPVEDQAHIFDKFYRGRNITEGVAGSGLGLAIVKTIVDNHQGRIWVESAEGKGSSFFIVLPIQTETTQPVKKSS from the coding sequence ATGGCAAAATCTGACCTGATCCTGCTCGCGTTCGACGAATCGCCTACGTTAGATCTGTTAGACCGTGTCCTGCATGTGAAGTATCAGACAGCCATTTCGACGGATACCAAAAGCTTGAGCAGGCTGTTGCAGGAGAATAATCCTGCGCTTTTGTTGCTGGGGGAACGATTTAACGGTCACGATGGGATACGCATTGCGAAGGAATTGTTAGGGCGTTTCCCGACCCTGCCGATCATCGTCTATGCCGAAAAAGCAACGCCTGAACTGTTCAAGAACATCTTCCGTGTGGGGCTGAGCGGATATCTGATCCCTCCTTTAAGAACAGACGATATCGTGGATGCCGTTGAGAGCAGTCTGCGCAACGCGGGTCGTCTCGGCGACTGGCTTCGCCGGGAAGTGAAACGTACCACCGCTTCTCTGAAGCAAAAGGCAGAACTCTCCGATTCCGAGCGCGCGCGCTTGGAATCGGTATTCAACAATATCCATGACAGCGTGATGATTTTGGATAACGAGAAAAAGATTCTGCTCGTAAACCCTGCCATGTGCCGGATGCTTGGCTTGAATCCCAGGACGGCGCAGGGAAAGCCGGCGGTGGATGTGGTGACTCACCCGGATATGATCGCGTTGATCGCGCGCAAAGACGGCAGTGACGCGCTTCAGTATTATGAAGTCAGTTTTCCAGACGGTAGGGTGGGCAACGCGCAATTCTCGATCATCCATGGAGTTGGCTACGCCGTCACCATGCAAGATATCACTTACCTCAAGGAAATGGATCGCACGCGGAGCGAATTTGTCCACACCGTTTCGCACGACCTGCGTTCGCCGCTCACCTCCGTGATCGGATACACCGAACTGGTGGAACGCGCCGGCGAATTGAACGAGAGCCAGCGCGATTTCCTCAAACGGATCCAAGACAGCGTACAACACATCACCTCGCTCATCAACGATCTGCTCGACCTCGGCAGTGTGGAAGCCGGCTTCGATACGCGCCGCGAGCATGTACAGTTGGAAGCGATCCTGAAATATACGCTGGACATGTTACAGGGACAGATCAAGACAAAACGCCTCAAAGTGCAGACGGATATTGCCCCATCCCTTCCCGCGATACGCGCGAACCCGATCCGCCTGCGTCAATTGCTGGATAATGTGGTGGGGAATGCCATCAAGTATTCGTTGAACGGTGGAGAGGTGAATATTACGATCCTTTCGGAGGGCGACCAGATCATCCTCAACGTGCGCGATAATGGACCCGGCATCCCGGTCGAAGATCAGGCGCATATCTTTGATAAGTTCTATCGCGGACGGAACATCACTGAAGGCGTTGCCGGTTCAGGCTTGGGGCTCGCCATCGTCAAGACGATCGTGGATAATCATCAGGGACGCATTTGGGTGGAATCGGCAGAGGGCAAAGGCAGTTCGTTTTTCATCGTTCTCCCAATTCAAACGGAAACGACTCAGCCTGTGAAAAAGTCATCGTAA
- a CDS encoding SulP family inorganic anion transporter has product MNITEFKKEFQPKILLPSLTAGLIAAIVTISMEISLAALIFSGDLSQFLPGGIGLMLFGAFAVGIVIALTTSLPGMIGVPQDTPAAIVGLIGASIAVAMKGAEPNAVYATVLAAISITSILTGIFFLLLGRFKASGFVRYIPYPVVGGFLAGTGWLLSLGAFGVMVNGGLSITHLFSANNLVSWAPGAVFAVALLLILKRSNHFLITPGALIVATLLFYGYLLIAGIPVAEASSRGWLLGPFPSGGLYQPLTPAALALIDWSAILQNFGKIITILALSIIALLLNASALEVTVKQDIDLNRELQSAGWANLIGGLGGSPVGYQTLGMSSLAHRLGAKSRLANLISASICGLTLFFGASLISFFPKPVLGGMLLYLGLTFLSDWLIDARKSLPLLDYLLVWVILFIIATVGFLEGIAAGIFIAAALFVVSYSRVSVIKNTLDGSIYHSKVDRPKIHRDILHQHGSEIFIMSLQGFIFFGTIQGILDKLRARIADHSQGELSYIVLDFRRVTHLDSSAVFGITRLKQVAQANNILMVWTDVKPGMVKNLERGGLHDATDDTFIIKPTLDEGVEWCENRILAKRGMNDLTGFIERVEHQIKRVFPGLQDVDRLLKYLERRELREGEVLMKQDDPAEEMYFIESGLVTIELELPNGKRMRLRSIRGGATVGEIGLYLGEARTASVIASRHSTVHRLTGQALKEMHEKDPQIAALFHEWIVRLLAERIADNNRIIEALME; this is encoded by the coding sequence ATGAACATTACCGAATTCAAAAAGGAATTCCAGCCGAAGATTCTGCTCCCCAGCCTCACCGCCGGGTTGATCGCCGCCATTGTCACCATCAGTATGGAGATTTCCCTGGCGGCGCTCATTTTTTCCGGCGATCTCAGTCAGTTTCTGCCCGGTGGGATCGGCTTGATGCTCTTCGGCGCGTTCGCGGTGGGAATCGTCATCGCGCTCACCACCTCCCTGCCCGGCATGATCGGCGTCCCACAGGATACCCCAGCCGCAATCGTCGGGTTGATCGGCGCGTCGATCGCCGTCGCCATGAAAGGCGCGGAGCCAAACGCCGTCTACGCGACCGTGCTTGCGGCAATTTCCATCACTTCCATTTTGACCGGCATTTTCTTTTTACTGCTTGGTCGTTTCAAAGCCAGTGGATTCGTCCGTTACATTCCCTATCCGGTGGTCGGAGGTTTTTTGGCAGGCACCGGCTGGTTGTTGAGTTTGGGCGCGTTCGGCGTGATGGTCAACGGCGGACTTTCGATCACGCATTTATTTTCAGCGAACAATCTTGTCAGTTGGGCGCCGGGCGCAGTCTTTGCTGTTGCATTGCTGTTGATCCTCAAACGTTCGAATCATTTCCTGATCACGCCCGGCGCGTTGATTGTCGCCACCTTGCTGTTTTACGGTTATCTCCTCATCGCCGGGATTCCCGTCGCGGAGGCATCTTCGCGCGGCTGGTTACTCGGACCATTCCCCTCCGGCGGTTTGTATCAACCGCTCACGCCCGCCGCCCTCGCCCTCATTGATTGGAGCGCCATCCTGCAAAATTTCGGCAAGATCATCACCATCCTCGCGCTCAGCATCATTGCCTTATTGCTGAACGCCAGCGCGCTCGAAGTGACGGTGAAACAAGATATTGACCTCAACCGCGAACTGCAAAGCGCGGGCTGGGCAAACCTCATCGGCGGGCTGGGCGGCAGCCCTGTTGGCTATCAAACATTGGGCATGTCATCGCTGGCGCATCGCCTTGGCGCAAAAAGCCGGTTGGCGAATCTCATCTCCGCTTCCATCTGTGGGCTAACGCTATTCTTTGGCGCGTCGCTGATTTCATTTTTCCCGAAACCCGTCCTCGGCGGTATGTTGCTCTATCTCGGCTTAACCTTCCTCTCCGATTGGCTGATCGACGCGCGCAAATCACTGCCGCTTCTCGATTATCTTTTAGTCTGGGTCATCCTCTTCATCATCGCCACTGTCGGTTTCCTCGAAGGGATCGCCGCCGGCATCTTCATCGCCGCCGCGCTGTTCGTCGTCAGTTACTCCCGCGTCAGCGTGATCAAAAACACGCTAGACGGTTCGATCTATCACAGCAAAGTGGACCGTCCCAAGATTCACCGGGACATCCTCCACCAACACGGTTCCGAAATCTTCATCATGAGCCTGCAAGGATTCATCTTCTTCGGGACGATTCAAGGGATTCTGGATAAACTGCGCGCCCGCATTGCGGATCATTCGCAGGGGGAACTGAGTTACATCGTCCTCGACTTTCGCCGCGTCACCCACCTTGATTCGTCCGCTGTGTTCGGCATTACCCGCCTCAAACAGGTCGCCCAAGCGAACAACATCCTCATGGTGTGGACAGATGTGAAACCGGGGATGGTGAAGAATCTCGAACGCGGCGGCTTGCACGACGCCACCGACGACACCTTCATCATCAAACCTACCTTAGACGAAGGCGTGGAATGGTGCGAGAACCGCATCCTTGCAAAGCGCGGCATGAACGACCTGACCGGTTTCATCGAGCGCGTCGAACATCAAATTAAGCGCGTATTCCCCGGCTTGCAAGATGTTGACCGTTTGTTGAAGTACCTCGAGAGACGCGAACTCCGCGAGGGCGAAGTGTTAATGAAACAGGATGACCCTGCCGAGGAAATGTACTTCATCGAATCGGGTCTCGTAACCATCGAACTCGAACTCCCCAACGGAAAACGGATGAGATTACGCAGTATCCGCGGCGGCGCGACCGTCGGCGAGATCGGGCTATATCTTGGCGAGGCGCGCACCGCGTCAGTGATCGCGTCGCGTCACAGCACGGTACATCGTCTCACCGGTCAAGCCTTGAAAGAGATGCATGAAAAAGACCCGCAGATCGCCGCCCTCTTCCACGAGTGGATCGTGCGCCTGCTCGCCGAACGCATCGCAGACAACAACCGCATCATCGAAGCGCTGATGGAATAA
- a CDS encoding asparaginase, whose amino-acid sequence MNESSPSSLRETQRGAQPMFEVTRGDLVESIHYGSIAVVDSNGKLLASYGDHHTVAFLRSSAKPFQALPFVEHGGVERFGFSARELAISCASHVGSDLHVQTVAAMQKKIGIDESQLQCGAHLPDDIPAFKRLIAQNEAPTPIRNNCSGKHTMMLAYAKMRGLSLDDYLNPDHPIQRDILASFSDVCLIPPQEISLGVDGCSAPNFAVPLFNAALGMARLCDPRKLSEARANACKKITSAMTAHPEMVSGYGEFDCELMKTGEGKVICKRGAEGFQIVGLLPGALGKDSPGVGIALKVSDGDASRMRANLESYSRVRPAVTLEILRQLGALSPQQMQALSAFGPVLSIKNHRGIVTGRARPAFEL is encoded by the coding sequence ATGAATGAAAGTTCCCCCTCATCGCTTCGAGAGACTCAGCGCGGCGCCCAACCCATGTTTGAAGTCACGCGCGGCGATCTCGTCGAATCGATCCATTATGGCTCGATTGCGGTTGTAGATTCGAACGGCAAACTACTCGCATCGTATGGCGACCATCACACGGTCGCTTTTTTGCGTTCGAGCGCGAAACCGTTTCAGGCGCTTCCGTTCGTCGAGCATGGCGGCGTGGAGCGCTTTGGATTCTCCGCGCGCGAACTTGCCATCTCATGCGCCTCGCACGTGGGAAGCGACCTGCACGTGCAAACCGTCGCCGCCATGCAAAAGAAAATCGGCATTGACGAATCGCAATTGCAATGCGGCGCGCATTTGCCCGATGACATCCCCGCGTTCAAGCGGCTGATCGCGCAAAACGAAGCGCCGACGCCGATCCGCAACAACTGCTCCGGCAAACACACGATGATGCTGGCGTACGCGAAGATGCGCGGACTCTCACTGGATGATTATCTCAATCCAGACCATCCGATTCAACGGGACATCCTCGCTTCTTTCTCCGACGTATGCCTGATTCCCCCTCAGGAAATTTCCCTTGGCGTGGACGGTTGCTCCGCGCCCAACTTTGCTGTTCCGCTGTTCAACGCCGCGTTGGGGATGGCGCGTCTGTGCGACCCGCGCAAATTGAGCGAAGCGCGCGCAAACGCATGTAAAAAAATTACTTCCGCGATGACCGCTCACCCCGAAATGGTGAGCGGCTACGGAGAATTCGACTGCGAATTGATGAAAACGGGCGAGGGGAAAGTTATCTGCAAGCGCGGCGCGGAAGGGTTCCAGATCGTCGGCTTGCTGCCCGGCGCGCTAGGGAAGGATTCGCCGGGCGTCGGCATCGCGCTGAAAGTTTCGGATGGCGACGCTTCACGGATGAGGGCAAATCTCGAGTCGTACAGCCGCGTCCGCCCGGCGGTGACGCTGGAGATTCTGCGTCAGTTGGGCGCGCTGTCTCCACAGCAGATGCAGGCGTTGTCCGCGTTTGGACCCGTCTTGTCCATCAAGAATCACCGGGGAATTGTTACCGGTCGAGCGCGCCCGGCGTTTGAGTTGTAG